The following are from one region of the Pelorhabdus rhamnosifermentans genome:
- a CDS encoding FecCD family ABC transporter permease, whose product MLWNIWLKLVILRCTEVSNSKSRLGVLGLIAIAAVCSIFYSLMSGAVPISFHDVTQTVLQQGPPNQIIWNIRLPRTLVGALVGVNLALSGAILQSIMKSPLADPHIIGVSSGAGLAGMLVLIIFPHWEYLLTPIAFLGALASTSVIYILAWKGGIRPVRIILAGVAVSAFLGAGIAGLLVFFSDRVHGALMWMVGGLSARSWPHLFAMLPYSIGGGLLALWSARKLNILELGDDIATGLGLSVERTRLVMTAVAALLAASAVSVAGLLGFVGLVVPHAARLMIGSDYRYVIPASAFLGIAVVTCSDTFARTLFAPIELPVGIIMAFAGAPFFLYLLRKEP is encoded by the coding sequence ATGCTGTGGAATATATGGCTAAAATTAGTTATCCTGAGGTGTACGGAAGTGTCAAATAGCAAATCCCGTCTCGGCGTACTGGGTCTTATCGCTATTGCCGCTGTTTGTTCTATATTCTATAGTTTAATGAGCGGTGCTGTTCCTATTTCGTTTCATGATGTTACGCAGACGGTTTTGCAGCAGGGGCCGCCGAATCAAATCATTTGGAATATTCGTTTGCCACGGACACTGGTGGGGGCGCTTGTGGGAGTGAATCTGGCTTTATCAGGTGCTATCTTGCAGTCTATTATGAAAAGTCCTTTGGCTGATCCCCATATTATTGGCGTATCGTCAGGGGCGGGACTGGCGGGCATGCTTGTTTTGATTATTTTCCCCCATTGGGAGTATTTACTGACGCCTATTGCTTTTCTTGGAGCTTTGGCATCAACAAGTGTTATCTATATTTTAGCGTGGAAAGGCGGCATTCGGCCCGTTCGTATTATACTGGCCGGCGTCGCCGTTTCGGCGTTTTTGGGCGCAGGCATTGCGGGACTGTTAGTTTTTTTTAGTGATCGTGTGCATGGAGCGCTCATGTGGATGGTGGGCGGGCTTTCAGCGCGCAGTTGGCCGCATTTGTTTGCCATGTTGCCCTATTCGATTGGCGGAGGTTTGTTGGCCCTATGGAGTGCAAGAAAGCTCAACATTTTGGAGCTTGGCGATGATATAGCAACAGGATTGGGACTTTCGGTGGAACGGACGAGACTCGTTATGACAGCGGTTGCGGCGCTTTTGGCGGCAAGTGCTGTGAGTGTAGCAGGTCTCTTGGGCTTTGTTGGTTTAGTTGTACCTCATGCCGCGCGGTTGATGATTGGCTCTGATTACCGCTACGTGATTCCGGCTTCAGCCTTCTTGGGTATTGCCGTCGTTACTTGTAGTGATACATTTGCGCGGACGCTGTTTGCTCCAATTGAACTGCCTGTAGGCATTATTATGGCTTTTGCCGGGGCACCGTTTTTTCTTTATTTACTGCGAAAGGAGCCATAA
- a CDS encoding ABC transporter ATP-binding protein → MLEAACLSVSFGKKLLFKDLSLKISDGSILSIIGPNGSGKSTLLKVLSRNIQPELGAILLDGKKLQSYGIAQLAKYMAVLPQSPAAPGDLTVYDLVSYGRFPHQSWWKNTHDEDNHSVEWAINKTKLRHLSERLVSTLSGGERQRVWLAMALAQKPRVLLLDEPTTYLDISHQLEVLELIAELNKSEGITVIMVLHDMNHAARYSDNIAVLNKGGLYAMGAPQEVMNETMLREVFGVTADIYRDQEQRPVCIARCLATREGQE, encoded by the coding sequence ATGCTTGAAGCGGCTTGTTTATCTGTAAGCTTTGGCAAAAAGTTACTATTTAAGGACTTATCTCTAAAAATATCTGATGGAAGCATTTTGTCGATTATCGGTCCTAACGGGTCGGGCAAAAGCACACTTCTTAAGGTGTTATCGCGTAATATTCAGCCTGAACTTGGGGCTATTTTGCTTGATGGTAAGAAGCTTCAGTCTTATGGGATCGCACAGCTTGCCAAGTACATGGCCGTTTTGCCGCAATCACCGGCAGCTCCAGGCGATTTAACTGTTTATGACTTAGTTTCCTATGGTCGTTTTCCCCATCAAAGTTGGTGGAAAAATACGCATGATGAAGATAACCATTCTGTGGAGTGGGCGATAAACAAAACGAAATTGCGTCATTTGAGTGAACGATTGGTGAGTACCTTGTCTGGCGGTGAGCGGCAGCGGGTTTGGCTGGCAATGGCTCTGGCGCAAAAGCCCCGTGTCTTATTGCTTGATGAACCTACGACGTATCTGGATATTTCTCATCAGCTCGAAGTACTTGAGCTGATTGCGGAGCTAAATAAATCGGAAGGCATTACGGTGATTATGGTACTTCATGATATGAATCATGCTGCTCGCTATTCTGATAACATTGCGGTGCTCAATAAAGGCGGTTTATATGCTATGGGCGCGCCGCAAGAAGTGATGAATGAGACGATGCTGCGCGAAGTGTTTGGTGTTACAGCCGATATTTATCGCGATCAGGAGCAGCGGCCAGTATGTATCGCCCGTTGTTTGGCGACGCGGGAGGGACAAGAATGA
- a CDS encoding ABC transporter ATP-binding protein gives MIKIENIVKTYGTRTAINQVNLSIKAGEMFGLLGPNGAGKTTMIRVLTMLTSFDSGTITVHGLSLPTEGQSIKELLGVVPQHLNLDADLTAWENLELHGRLHHMPARERHERMEKLLDYVELKDRKDDMVQTFSGGMKRRLMIARALLHRPKILFLDEPTVGLDPQVRRRLWGLILRLNYQGLTVLLTTHYIEEAEALCQRVAIMEQGKLITTAAPADLCQKVGQFAVEWTASDGMKVQFFDDRSSAAAYITQLNTNATLRKTNLEDVFVELTGRKVSGS, from the coding sequence ATGATTAAAATTGAAAATATAGTAAAAACGTATGGGACTCGTACAGCGATTAATCAAGTGAATCTATCGATTAAAGCCGGTGAAATGTTTGGGCTTCTGGGGCCAAATGGTGCAGGAAAAACGACGATGATTCGTGTTTTGACAATGCTCACATCCTTTGATTCGGGTACCATTACAGTTCATGGCCTTTCCTTGCCAACAGAGGGACAGAGTATTAAGGAATTGCTGGGAGTTGTGCCTCAGCATTTGAATTTAGATGCTGACTTGACAGCTTGGGAAAACTTGGAGCTTCATGGTCGTTTGCATCACATGCCTGCGCGGGAACGTCATGAGCGCATGGAAAAATTATTAGATTATGTGGAACTTAAGGATCGCAAGGATGATATGGTTCAAACTTTTTCAGGCGGCATGAAAAGGCGTTTGATGATTGCCAGGGCCTTACTGCATCGGCCTAAAATCCTGTTTTTAGATGAGCCGACAGTAGGTCTTGACCCACAGGTGCGACGCCGATTATGGGGTCTTATTTTGCGCTTAAACTATCAGGGACTGACCGTACTTCTTACGACGCATTATATTGAGGAGGCCGAGGCGCTATGTCAGCGTGTGGCCATTATGGAACAAGGGAAGCTTATTACGACGGCTGCACCTGCTGATTTGTGTCAAAAGGTAGGTCAATTTGCTGTAGAATGGACGGCATCGGATGGCATGAAGGTCCAGTTCTTTGATGATCGGTCGAGTGCTGCCGCCTATATTACGCAGCTCAATACGAATGCGACGTTGCGCAAGACGAATTTGGAGGATGTTTTCGTAGAACTGACAGGAAGGAAAGTGAGTGGCTCATGA
- a CDS encoding ABC transporter permease: MMRDIITVFWRDWLVLNRRLGRFILSRMVSPILYLVAFGWGLGSQIQVSQGSYLDYIVPGIVALNSMMISFNAVGTPVNMARLYHKTLEEYQIAPISAASFVFGKVLSGILRGLISSLVIILLAYVFGATLTVSLGFWLVLILNCALFAALGFVAAMFMNSHEEMANFNTYVLTPMSFLCATFFSADRLPPVMHELVGLLPLTHASQALRLAGAGHALPWFSVAVLVFYVSLFLIVSIWQMRQIRN, translated from the coding sequence ATGATGCGCGATATCATTACGGTATTTTGGCGTGACTGGTTGGTCTTGAATCGACGCCTTGGGCGCTTCATTCTTTCCAGAATGGTGTCACCCATCTTATATCTGGTCGCTTTTGGCTGGGGACTTGGCAGTCAAATTCAAGTGAGTCAGGGCAGTTATTTAGATTATATCGTGCCAGGCATTGTGGCGCTCAATTCCATGATGATAAGCTTTAATGCTGTTGGGACACCCGTTAATATGGCTCGGCTGTATCATAAGACACTGGAGGAATATCAAATTGCGCCCATCAGTGCGGCCTCTTTTGTATTCGGGAAAGTGTTGTCTGGCATACTAAGGGGGCTTATTTCTTCGCTTGTTATTATTCTACTGGCCTATGTGTTTGGCGCTACACTGACTGTGAGCCTTGGATTTTGGCTGGTACTGATTTTAAATTGTGCTTTATTCGCTGCCTTGGGCTTTGTTGCAGCCATGTTCATGAATTCTCACGAGGAAATGGCTAATTTTAATACATATGTGTTAACACCTATGTCTTTTTTGTGTGCTACGTTTTTTTCGGCGGATCGGCTGCCTCCTGTTATGCATGAGTTGGTGGGGTTATTACCTCTGACTCATGCCAGCCAGGCGCTCCGATTGGCTGGGGCGGGACATGCCCTGCCTTGGTTCTCTGTGGCTGTGTTGGTTTTCTATGTTTCTCTATTTCTCATCGTTAGTATTTGGCAAATGCGGCAGATTCGCAATTAA
- a CDS encoding SDR family NAD(P)-dependent oxidoreductase: MSDEFKDKVVLITGGTSGIGLAAAEIFLKRGACVALVGRRSDKGMQALADLAEYGNRVWYVEGNVAKCKDCQSVIQQAVEHFGRLDVVVNSAGNYLEKAIADVTEEDYERVMDTNIKGTYFIAKFAVPELRKAGAGAIINVSSDAGTNGNLLCSTYCASKGAVNTFTKALALELAPYSIRVNAVCPGDIHTPLLDEQLKDSSNVEKDLKEMASIYPLGRIGRPEEVANVIAFLASDKASFITGALWAIDGGLTAC; the protein is encoded by the coding sequence ATGTCTGACGAATTTAAGGATAAGGTTGTCTTGATTACGGGGGGGACATCAGGCATTGGTTTGGCAGCAGCAGAAATTTTTCTGAAAAGGGGTGCCTGTGTTGCGCTTGTAGGCCGCCGTTCGGATAAGGGGATGCAGGCTTTAGCTGACTTAGCGGAATATGGTAACAGGGTCTGGTATGTTGAAGGCAATGTGGCGAAATGCAAAGATTGCCAGTCCGTTATTCAGCAAGCGGTTGAGCATTTTGGGCGACTCGATGTGGTCGTGAATTCAGCCGGAAATTACTTGGAAAAGGCGATTGCCGATGTGACGGAAGAGGACTATGAACGGGTGATGGATACTAATATCAAGGGAACTTATTTTATTGCGAAATTTGCTGTGCCGGAACTGCGTAAAGCGGGAGCAGGAGCTATTATCAATGTATCTTCGGATGCCGGCACAAATGGGAATTTGCTTTGTTCCACTTACTGTGCTTCGAAGGGAGCTGTCAATACCTTTACGAAAGCTTTGGCTCTTGAGTTAGCGCCTTACTCAATTCGTGTCAATGCTGTCTGCCCGGGCGATATTCATACTCCGTTACTTGATGAGCAGCTAAAAGACTCAAGTAATGTTGAAAAAGATTTAAAAGAAATGGCAAGTATTTATCCATTAGGCCGTATTGGAAGGCCAGAGGAAGTGGCGAATGTTATCGCCTTTTTGGCATCAGACAAGGCCTCATTTATTACAGGGGCTTTGTGGGCTATTGATGGCGGTCTGACTGCTTGTTGA
- a CDS encoding uracil-DNA glycosylase — MFHDMDDLESNLFQCTQCALHNNSNHGPTSYNGSPDSPLTIVGEGPGGVEDEYGVPLIGPSGQLLDKALMSVNITRDHVFTTNIIKCRPKGNRTPTIEEANFCANNWLDAELALVAPKVIIALGSVALKYLDNPGARITKDRGKWFNTKYNIPAIATYHPAYLLRLTGKQLVKAKWEVYYDFQAALAKCQELVPDYKFKSDVVPNLLELYQFRKTERFTNKENA, encoded by the coding sequence ATGTTTCATGACATGGATGATCTTGAATCCAATTTATTTCAGTGTACTCAGTGTGCTTTACATAATAATAGTAATCATGGACCCACTTCTTATAACGGCAGTCCCGATAGTCCTCTAACCATCGTCGGCGAAGGACCTGGCGGCGTTGAGGATGAATACGGTGTTCCTCTTATTGGACCTTCCGGACAATTGCTCGATAAGGCACTCATGAGCGTAAACATTACGCGTGATCACGTATTTACAACAAATATTATCAAATGCCGCCCAAAAGGGAATCGCACGCCAACCATTGAGGAAGCCAATTTTTGTGCCAATAACTGGCTCGATGCAGAGCTCGCTCTCGTGGCGCCGAAAGTTATCATCGCCCTCGGCAGTGTGGCCTTAAAATATTTAGACAATCCGGGAGCACGCATTACAAAAGATCGTGGCAAGTGGTTCAATACAAAGTATAATATCCCGGCTATTGCCACGTACCATCCGGCCTACTTGTTACGCCTAACAGGCAAACAGTTGGTCAAAGCCAAATGGGAAGTTTACTATGATTTTCAAGCGGCTTTAGCAAAATGTCAAGAACTTGTACCCGATTACAAGTTTAAATCAGATGTCGTACCGAATCTTCTCGAACTCTATCAATTTCGAAAAACAGAGCGTTTCACTAACAAAGAAAATGCTTAA